From Pseudoalteromonas viridis, the proteins below share one genomic window:
- the folB gene encoding dihydroneopterin aldolase, with protein MDTVYISQLHVETIIGVYDFEKESKQSLFFDIEMKTDISAAARQDDITLAVDYAKVSERVIAHTEASRLELLETLVEQLAALILQEFAIESVTIRVSKPAAVPQAQTVGLEITRNR; from the coding sequence ATGGACACGGTCTATATCTCGCAATTACACGTCGAGACCATAATAGGAGTTTACGACTTTGAAAAAGAAAGTAAACAAAGCCTTTTCTTTGATATAGAGATGAAGACCGATATCTCGGCTGCCGCACGTCAGGATGACATCACCCTTGCGGTGGACTATGCCAAGGTTAGTGAGCGCGTGATTGCTCATACGGAGGCAAGTCGGCTCGAGTTATTAGAAACCTTGGTTGAGCAACTTGCTGCTTTGATCTTACAAGAGTTTGCTATTGAGTCGGTCACAATCCGAGTAAGCAAACCGGCAGCGGTACCTCAGGCGCAAACGGTTGGCCTGGAAATTACGCGGAACAGATAA
- a CDS encoding GNAT family N-acetyltransferase encodes MMIITPSTRLQYRLMTQQDGELLTELDSDPAVMRYITNGQPTSREQIEQFYLPRLAKFTNPQQGWGLWHCSLIDDDTFLGWVLIRPMHFFDGDMDERDLEIGWRFKQMAWGKGYATEAAKHIAAHLAEQNKMDYLSAIALKDNLGSINIMKKLSMIFLKEGKHTGPDGPVDVVYYRKAV; translated from the coding sequence ATGATGATAATTACCCCTTCAACACGCTTACAATACCGGCTTATGACACAACAGGATGGTGAGCTGCTCACTGAGCTCGACAGTGATCCTGCTGTTATGCGCTACATTACTAATGGTCAGCCGACTTCTCGCGAGCAAATTGAGCAGTTTTACCTACCGCGCCTGGCCAAGTTTACCAACCCACAACAGGGCTGGGGTCTGTGGCATTGCAGCCTGATTGACGACGATACTTTTCTGGGCTGGGTTTTGATCCGCCCCATGCACTTTTTTGATGGTGACATGGATGAACGGGACCTAGAGATAGGCTGGCGATTTAAGCAAATGGCCTGGGGGAAAGGTTACGCGACCGAGGCCGCTAAGCACATTGCCGCGCACCTAGCTGAGCAAAATAAGATGGATTATTTGAGCGCCATTGCCCTGAAAGACAACCTGGGCTCGATTAATATCATGAAAAAGCTGTCGATGATATTTTTAAAAGAAGGAAAACACACAGGCCCGGACGGGCCTGTGGATGTGGTGTACTACCGTAAAGCGGTATAG
- the plsY gene encoding glycerol-3-phosphate 1-O-acyltransferase PlsY, translating to MIVSLICICAYLFGSISSAILISRLFSLPDPRFAGSNNPGATNVLRLGGRLPAALVLVFDILKGTIPVWGAYFLGIEPIWLGVVAVCACLGHIYPVFFHFNGGKAVATAFGALLPIGLSLGGMLIGTWLLVLALTRYSSLAAIVTVLAAPAYTWMIKPLYTLPVCFLTVVIIFRHRANIRRLLNGTEPKLGKKNVD from the coding sequence GTGATAGTCAGTTTAATATGTATTTGTGCTTATTTATTTGGTTCAATCTCTTCCGCGATCTTGATCTCCAGGCTATTTTCACTGCCCGACCCCCGCTTTGCTGGCTCAAATAATCCCGGCGCAACCAATGTATTGCGCCTCGGCGGAAGACTCCCCGCCGCCCTGGTACTGGTATTTGACATCCTCAAGGGCACCATCCCGGTGTGGGGGGCGTACTTTCTTGGCATTGAGCCAATCTGGCTGGGGGTGGTCGCGGTGTGTGCCTGCCTGGGCCATATTTATCCGGTCTTTTTCCACTTCAACGGTGGCAAAGCGGTCGCAACGGCGTTTGGCGCGCTGCTGCCGATAGGGCTGTCACTGGGGGGCATGTTGATAGGTACCTGGTTGCTGGTACTGGCACTGACCCGCTATTCATCGCTCGCTGCTATCGTGACTGTATTAGCTGCGCCCGCATACACCTGGATGATTAAACCCTTGTATACCCTGCCCGTCTGCTTTTTGACTGTGGTCATTATATTTCGCCACAGAGCCAACATACGTCGGCTCCTGAACGGCACCGAGCCTAAGCTCGGCAAGAAAAACGTCGATTAG
- a CDS encoding Fe(3+) ABC transporter substrate-binding protein codes for MKSAIATLLAAVTSLSAVAADEVNIYSYRQPFLIQPILDDFTKQTGIKTNVVFAKKGLIERVKREGKHGRADLVLTSNFSAMIQLEELGLTNPIDSDTVDKNIPASFRDPDGHWVALTKRVRNVYSSKDRAGKLTSLSYEELADPKYKGKICTRSGKHPYNLGLVASMIAHHGEAETKTWLQGVKANLARKPQGNDRAQVKAVKEGLCDLALGNSYYFGKMLEDSKQKAWADAVYINFPNQSDRGSHLNVSGVVMTKYSKNKENALKLIEFMTDNKAQNMYASMNMEYPVKPGVELSKLVASWGTFKEDSLPLSEISKYRPMALKLIDEVKFDL; via the coding sequence ATGAAAAGTGCAATTGCAACTCTGCTTGCTGCTGTAACCAGCTTGTCTGCTGTCGCCGCGGATGAGGTGAACATCTATTCCTATCGCCAACCTTTTTTAATTCAGCCTATCCTGGATGATTTTACAAAACAAACAGGCATTAAAACTAACGTGGTGTTCGCCAAGAAAGGCCTGATTGAGCGGGTAAAACGTGAAGGCAAACACGGCCGGGCCGATTTGGTATTGACGTCAAACTTCAGCGCCATGATCCAGTTAGAAGAGCTGGGGCTGACCAACCCGATTGACAGCGACACGGTGGATAAAAATATCCCGGCGAGCTTTCGTGATCCGGATGGCCACTGGGTTGCACTGACCAAACGCGTGCGTAACGTCTATTCGTCGAAAGACAGAGCGGGTAAGCTGACCAGCCTGAGCTATGAAGAGCTTGCCGATCCTAAATACAAAGGTAAAATCTGTACACGCTCGGGTAAACACCCTTATAATCTGGGCCTGGTGGCGTCTATGATTGCCCACCACGGCGAAGCCGAAACCAAAACCTGGCTGCAAGGCGTTAAAGCCAATCTGGCACGTAAGCCTCAGGGGAATGACCGCGCACAGGTAAAAGCCGTGAAAGAAGGCTTATGTGACCTGGCGCTGGGTAACAGCTACTACTTCGGCAAAATGCTTGAAGACAGCAAACAAAAAGCCTGGGCTGATGCGGTTTACATTAATTTCCCAAATCAGAGCGACCGTGGCTCGCACCTTAACGTTTCGGGTGTGGTAATGACCAAGTACTCGAAAAACAAAGAAAATGCCTTGAAACTGATCGAGTTTATGACCGACAATAAAGCCCAGAACATGTACGCCTCGATGAATATGGAATATCCGGTTAAGCCGGGCGTCGAATTGTCGAAACTAGTGGCATCCTGGGGCACGTTTAAGGAAGACAGTTTACCTTTGTCCGAGATCAGTAAATACCGTCCGATGGCGCTTAAGCTCATCGATGAGGTAAAATTTGACCTGTAA
- the folK gene encoding 2-amino-4-hydroxy-6-hydroxymethyldihydropteridine diphosphokinase: MAHVFISIGSNVDRDRHFRQGLAALISHFPDYVHSDVYESEPVGFSGRNFYNSVFATHTDMALSDLCVLLKQIERDNGRTPQDKKFSPRTLDLDILFYDDMICDTPAQLPRDEITKNAFVLRPLAEIAPEFIHPVQGCSIADIWQAYDNHTQKLWKVEFSLP, translated from the coding sequence ATGGCGCACGTTTTTATCAGTATTGGTTCTAATGTTGATCGTGATCGTCACTTTCGTCAGGGACTGGCGGCGCTCATCAGTCATTTTCCGGATTATGTTCATTCTGACGTCTATGAAAGCGAGCCGGTGGGGTTTAGTGGCAGAAATTTTTATAATTCCGTGTTTGCGACCCACACGGATATGGCGTTATCCGATTTATGTGTTTTGCTAAAACAGATAGAGCGTGACAATGGCAGAACGCCCCAGGATAAGAAATTCAGCCCCAGAACGCTGGACCTGGATATTCTCTTTTATGACGATATGATCTGCGATACGCCTGCGCAATTGCCGCGAGATGAGATCACTAAGAATGCATTTGTCTTAAGGCCATTGGCCGAAATTGCTCCGGAATTTATCCATCCTGTGCAAGGCTGCAGTATTGCAGACATCTGGCAAGCGTATGACAACCACACACAAAAACTATGGAAAGTGGAGTTTTCCTTACCATGA
- a CDS encoding undecaprenyl-diphosphate phosphatase, which produces MSIIEIIVLALIQGLTEFLPISSSAHLILPSQILGWQDQGLAFDVAVHVGSLAAVLIYFRKEVADILSAWFKSFGKQGTTDDSRLGWWIIVATIPGLVIGFLAKDLVEDFSRSAWVIAATTVIFGLLLWYADATAKQTKTIYQLNWRSALIIGFAQVIAALLPGTSRSGITMTAGMMLGLNKQSAARFSFLMSIPIIAAAGGYYTLKLATGDELIDWNAIITGAVLSFVAAYACIHFFLKVIERMGMLPFVIYRLLLGLFLVIFLSV; this is translated from the coding sequence ATGAGTATCATTGAAATAATTGTACTGGCGTTGATCCAGGGATTAACTGAATTTTTGCCTATTTCCAGCTCGGCGCACCTGATTTTACCATCGCAAATATTAGGCTGGCAGGACCAGGGTCTGGCATTTGATGTTGCCGTTCACGTTGGCTCTTTGGCTGCGGTACTGATTTACTTTCGCAAAGAAGTGGCAGATATACTGAGCGCCTGGTTTAAATCGTTCGGCAAGCAAGGCACGACGGATGACAGCCGGCTGGGCTGGTGGATCATAGTGGCGACTATTCCGGGTCTGGTTATCGGGTTTTTAGCCAAAGATTTGGTTGAGGACTTTTCCCGCAGTGCCTGGGTGATTGCGGCAACCACCGTCATCTTTGGTTTGTTGCTGTGGTACGCTGATGCCACTGCAAAACAAACCAAAACCATCTATCAGCTTAACTGGCGCAGTGCCCTGATCATTGGCTTCGCTCAGGTGATAGCCGCTTTGTTACCGGGAACCTCTCGCTCGGGGATCACCATGACGGCAGGCATGATGCTGGGTCTGAACAAGCAAAGCGCAGCGCGTTTTTCATTTTTGATGTCAATCCCGATTATTGCTGCGGCAGGTGGCTACTACACGCTTAAACTGGCCACTGGTGATGAGCTAATCGACTGGAACGCCATTATTACTGGTGCTGTTTTGTCGTTTGTCGCCGCCTATGCGTGTATTCATTTCTTCCTGAAAGTGATTGAGCGGATGGGCATGCTGCCGTTTGTGATCTATCGGTTGTTGCTGGGCCTGTTCCTGGTGATTTTCCTGTCAGTGTAA
- a CDS encoding tRNA-uridine aminocarboxypropyltransferase, with translation MENSVLALRAQQIASARREFKARGSKLPRCERCLLAEPLCICAGVQVAQCDSAVCLLMYHNESFKPSNTGRLIADIVPDNHAFRWDRTDPDPRLLALLADPRYQPVVVFPADNVEPQRVVNRVTRQGGKTPLYIFLDGTWREAKKMFRKSPYLDQFPVLSVTPESLSDYKLRVAPHAHQLGTAEVACVVLAENGETQAAEYLTQHFVDFRDAYLKGKKSKLA, from the coding sequence GTGGAAAACTCGGTACTGGCATTACGGGCTCAACAAATAGCATCCGCGCGGCGGGAATTCAAGGCCCGGGGATCAAAATTACCTCGCTGTGAGCGGTGTTTACTGGCTGAACCTTTATGTATTTGTGCGGGTGTTCAAGTCGCACAGTGCGACAGCGCGGTGTGTTTGCTCATGTATCATAATGAGAGTTTTAAACCTTCTAATACCGGCCGTCTGATAGCCGATATTGTCCCGGATAACCATGCGTTTCGCTGGGACCGTACCGACCCTGACCCGCGTTTATTGGCTTTATTAGCCGATCCCAGATATCAGCCTGTGGTGGTGTTTCCGGCTGACAATGTCGAGCCGCAGCGCGTGGTCAATCGGGTAACACGGCAAGGTGGCAAAACGCCGCTGTACATTTTTCTCGACGGGACCTGGCGTGAAGCGAAAAAGATGTTTCGCAAAAGCCCTTATCTGGATCAGTTTCCGGTTTTGTCTGTGACACCAGAAAGCTTGTCGGATTATAAGCTGAGGGTAGCCCCACATGCGCACCAGCTGGGGACGGCCGAAGTGGCTTGTGTGGTTTTGGCTGAAAATGGTGAAACACAGGCTGCGGAATATCTGACCCAGCATTTTGTGGATTTTCGCGATGCGTATCTGAAAGGGAAAAAAAGCAAACTGGCGTAA
- a CDS encoding ABC transporter permease gives MQLKQSLSPWQCMAWLIGIGLSIPLAFLIFEALQGESEVFSHLWQSVLWDYTRNTIVLIAGVVVLSAFIALPLGWLTAYCRFPGKRVFEWALMLPLALPAYIIAYVYTDLLDYAGPVQIWLRQQFGWQGPDDYWFFDLRTLPGAIVMIALVLYPYLYLIFKTALREQSFKLVQASQLMGMSPAQSFFKVSLPLSRGAIVAALALISMETMADFATVHYFAVSTLTTAVYDTWLGYYSLTAAAKISGIMLLFLFVALLLERMSRKTQVVHERQSGVNDTHLYDLTGYQGWLAWGFCMLILSVAFFVPVGILLNYAWHYFEQAWNAEFFNYALQSLQISLYVSVIAMLVSLLVVYYQRIEPGKLTNLPGRFASTGYALPGTVLAIAVLLPLTLIDTKLNEWLDGSGFEPGLLLSGTLFAMIFAYVVRFYAIAHGAVESSFVRISPSIDMASLSLGKGRFQTLTQVHMPLLKRGLLTAGLLVFIECMKELPAALLLRPFNFETLATHVYQYVSDEQLELASISALFIVLVGLVPLYWVNRSMEQHN, from the coding sequence ATGCAATTAAAACAAAGTCTGTCCCCGTGGCAGTGCATGGCGTGGTTGATAGGTATTGGCCTGTCAATCCCGCTGGCATTTCTGATTTTCGAGGCACTGCAAGGTGAGTCGGAAGTATTCAGCCATTTATGGCAGAGTGTATTATGGGACTATACCCGTAATACAATTGTGCTGATCGCCGGTGTTGTGGTGCTCAGTGCGTTCATAGCCTTGCCGCTGGGATGGCTTACTGCCTATTGTCGTTTTCCCGGCAAACGGGTGTTTGAGTGGGCGCTGATGCTGCCCCTGGCGCTGCCCGCTTACATTATTGCCTACGTCTATACCGATTTATTAGATTATGCCGGACCGGTCCAAATCTGGTTACGTCAGCAATTTGGCTGGCAGGGACCGGATGACTACTGGTTTTTTGACCTGCGTACTTTGCCCGGCGCCATCGTGATGATAGCTCTGGTGCTGTATCCGTATCTGTATTTGATCTTCAAAACCGCTTTGCGCGAGCAGTCGTTTAAACTGGTGCAGGCCAGTCAGCTGATGGGAATGAGCCCGGCGCAGAGTTTCTTTAAAGTGAGCCTGCCGTTATCCCGTGGCGCGATTGTTGCGGCACTGGCGCTGATCAGCATGGAAACCATGGCCGACTTCGCCACCGTACATTATTTTGCCGTAAGCACCCTGACAACGGCCGTGTATGATACCTGGCTGGGTTATTACTCGCTGACTGCCGCCGCCAAGATCTCAGGCATTATGCTGCTGTTTTTATTTGTCGCACTGTTACTTGAACGTATGAGTCGCAAAACCCAGGTGGTGCACGAGCGCCAGTCCGGGGTGAATGACACCCATCTGTATGATTTAACCGGTTATCAGGGGTGGCTGGCCTGGGGATTTTGTATGCTGATCCTCAGTGTGGCGTTTTTTGTGCCCGTTGGCATATTGCTCAACTATGCCTGGCATTATTTCGAGCAAGCCTGGAATGCCGAGTTTTTCAATTATGCGCTGCAAAGCTTACAGATCAGCCTGTATGTCAGCGTGATTGCGATGCTGGTCAGTTTACTGGTGGTCTACTATCAGCGCATTGAGCCGGGCAAGCTGACCAATTTACCCGGGCGTTTTGCAAGTACCGGTTATGCCTTACCGGGCACTGTGCTGGCGATTGCCGTGTTGCTGCCACTGACATTGATTGATACCAAACTCAATGAATGGCTGGATGGCAGTGGTTTTGAGCCAGGCTTGTTACTCAGTGGCACTTTGTTTGCCATGATTTTTGCTTACGTGGTGCGCTTTTATGCCATTGCGCATGGGGCAGTTGAGTCCAGCTTTGTGCGGATCAGCCCAAGCATTGATATGGCCAGCCTGTCACTCGGAAAAGGGCGCTTTCAGACGCTGACTCAGGTACATATGCCACTGCTTAAGCGAGGCTTGCTGACAGCCGGTCTGCTGGTCTTTATCGAGTGTATGAAAGAGTTGCCCGCAGCGCTGTTACTGCGCCCGTTTAATTTTGAAACCCTGGCCACCCATGTTTATCAGTATGTCAGCGATGAGCAACTGGAACTGGCCTCGATATCCGCTTTGTTTATCGTGCTGGTAGGACTTGTCCCCTTATACTGGGTTAATCGCTCAATGGAACAACATAACTAA